TACCGGCGGTCGCTCCGGTGACGAGGGCCCGACGCTCGGTGGTCGGCTGGTCGAGGTTCACGGGTGGTCCTCACCTCGGGGGTACAGGGGCGGGTGGGCCGGGGCGTGCGAAACCCGTGCCGGCCGACGGAACCAGGTGGTCGCTGGCGGAAGTGCCAGCAGCACGGCCACCACAAGGTAGCCGAGTACCTGCCCGACGGAAAGCCCCGCGCCGAGCGGGATTTACCAGCCCGGGTACGCCTCGTCGAGCCGGGCGAGCAGCCCGGCGGCGGCCCGATCGTCCTCCCCCAGCTCCACCGGACCGGCCCGCTGCACGGCCAGCCCCACCGACGGCGGCGACCGCCATCAGCGCCAGCAGCACGACGACCGCCACCACCGCGGGGCGACGGGGTCGGTCGGGGTACGACACGACTGGTCCCTCCGGTTAGGAGTTGCGTTGCAAGACCTATCCGGAGGACCGTCGTCGCTATCCGGCGCTCAACTCACCGGTGGTGGGGTCGGACCCGGCCGGTCGGATCCAGGGTGCGACTCGCCGCCCTGCTCCGGTCCGCCCGGCTGACCCGGCTGACCCGGCTGACCCGGAGTCTGCGGGTAGCCCGGAGTCTGCGGGTAGCCGGGAGTCTGCGGGTAGCCGGGCTGGTCCAGGGTCGACGGGTACGCCGGGTAGGCGGCGCCGGGGACCGGCGGCTCCCAGGCCGGCTGGCGCTTTCGGAAGAACTCGTTCGCCGCCGGCAGCGCCAACAGGATCAGCGCCGCCAGCAGGGCGATGATGCCGAGCACCGTGAGCAGCAAACTCACCGGCTCGTACCAGGAGGGAAGCGCCTCGTCGAGACGGCGGTTGATCTCCTCCTGGCTCGGCGCGTCCCCGGTGCTGGGGCCGCTCATCGCGCCACCGGCCGCGGTGCCGGCCAGAGCCAGCCCGGAGCAGCAGAGCGCGATGCCGCCGACGATCCACGTGATGATGCGGGCGACGTTCTTCCCCCGGTTGTTCAGCAACGCGAGAACAACCAGCCCGATCGCGAAGAGCAGGCTGACCACGCTGCCCGCGAGGACCCCGAACACGATGAAACCCTCGGTGCCCTCGGCATCGGTGCCGGCATACGCGTCGCGGAAGACGTCCCGGTACGTGTTGATGGTGGTCAGCCCGATGATCAGGCTGATCACGGAGAGAACAGCGTAGGAGATGAGCAGATAGCTGGAAATCGTCACGACGGCGGGGCGTACCCGCGCCGGTCCCTGCTGGGGGTCGACCACGATTCTCCTTCCCTAGATCGCGCGCACACCGTACCGAGTACGGACCAACGTGGCGGGACGGCGCGACGGTCGATGTCGTCAGTAGCCGCGCCACGCGGCTACGGGCAGGCTACCTGCGGTACGCCGCACGGCTGGCTGCCACGACCGGCTCGGGTCAGCGATCGTCAGACGAGGAGCCGGGGACGTCGGGTCGGCGGACCTCCGTGTCTACGCCGGATGGGCTCCCCGGGTCTACTACCTGCGCGCCGGACGGGGCGTGCGCGGAGGGGTCGGGACAGCTCAGGTATCCGGGTGGGACCGTGAAGTAACCGGGCGGCTGGTAGCCCGGCGGGACGTAACCGGGTGGGGCGTAGTCGGGCGGGGCGTAGGCGGGCGGGACCGGTTCTGCTGCGAGGTACGGCGCGGGGATGGTGGAAAGCGGCGGCGGCACGGGCCGGGCGGCCACGAACCAGCGGTGCGCCGGCGGCAGCACCAGCAGCAGCACCACCGCGGCGGTCAGTAGGAACACAAGCAGCGCCCCGAGCACGCCCAGCGGGAAGAACACGGCGTCGAACGGATCGGTCGTGCCGTACAGGGCATCGAGGAACGCGCTGTCCTCCCAGAACTCCGCCGGCGGATCACCATCGTCGGGATACGCCTCGTCGAAGCCTGCTCCCGCGAGCAGCATCGGGAGGAAAACCACCCCGAGGCACCCCTGCCCCAGGCACACCAGTAGTTGCAGGCCGGCGCCCACGAAGACCAGGATCCGGGCGACGTTCCCGCCCCGGTGCACCGGCCGCGCGGTCGCGGCATACCAGACCGCCAGCAGCAGGACCGGCACACTGATGAAGAGCGCTCCGGTGACGTTGCCCCACCGCTCGGCGCTCACCTCGCCCGGGTCGACGTCGGGAACCGCCCGCACCGCGCGGTCGATGTGGCCGTCCCACTGGACGGCCTGCACGATCACGAGCGCGACGAGGCCGAGTAGAACCAGCACGGAGGCGAGCTGCAGCCAGACGGCGACGGTGACGGTGCGCGGCCGAGGCGGTCGCGCCGGGACGTCGGTGGGGGCGGTCATGGCTCGCAACGTACGGGTCGGCCGGGCGTATCGGCAGAGCCGTTCGGCCGGCTCGTACCGGCCAGTTGATCAAGATTTGCCGAGTCGGTCCCGGTGTACTCGCGCACCCTCGTGCGGGCCATGTTTCAGCCGGTGAACGTGGCGACGTCGGCCGGGTCGCGGCGCCGCCCAGGCCGCCCGGCCGACCACCGGGTCCAGCCGGTCTGGCCGCGTACACCCAGTCCGCCGGGCGGCCGGCAGCTGGTCGAGCTGCCCGCGTTCCTCCTCCGGGTGGTCGGCCAGCGCGGCCTCGACCCGCTGGTACGCCTCGATCACCGGCAGCAGCGCGCCGAGGTCCCCATCAGCCCAACGCCACGATCTCGGCACGGCGCAGCTCCGCAAGGGCCGCGGCGAGCTGACGCCCGGTCTTCCTCCCGATCCGCGACACGCCCCTGTCCTACCCGACCGATACGCGCCCACCCTGTTGATCATGAGGTTGACGAAGATCCCTCGACCGCCGCCAAACTCATGATCGACACGGGCTGCGGTCAGGCGGCCGTGACCGTCAGGCCGTCCTTGGCGTCCGACAGGTCGACGCGGACCGTGTCGCCGTCGCGGATCCCGCCGGCCAGTAGGGCCTTGGCCAGTTGGTCGCCGATCGCCGACTGCACCAGGCGACGCAGCGGGCGGGCGCCGTAGATCGGATCGTAGCCGTGTTCGGCCAGCCAGGCCCGGGCCGGCTCGGTGATCTCCAAGCCCAGGCGGCGGTCGGCGAGCCGGCGGCGCATCCGCTCCAACTGGATGTCCACGATAACCCGCAGTTCCGCACCCTGAAGGGCGGCGAAGACCACGATGTCGTCGAGGCGGTTGAGGAACTCCGGCTTGAAGTGCGACCGGACCACCGCCAGCACACCCTCGCGACGCTGCTCCTCGGCCAACGTCAGGTCGCCGATCACCGACGACCCGAGGTTGGAGGTGAGGATCAGGATCGCGTTGCGGAAGTCCACGGTGCGACCCTGGCCGTCGGTGAGCCGGCCGTCGTCGAGCACCTGGAGCAGGATGTCGAAGACATCCGGGTGGGCCTTCTCCACCTCGTCCAGCAGGACCACCGAGTACGGCCGACGACGCACCGCCTCGGTGAGCTGGCCGCCCTCCTCGTAGCCGACGTAACCGGGCGGAGCCCCGACGAGCCGGGCCACCGAGTGTTTCTCGCCGTACTCGCTCATGTCGATGCGGACCATGGCCCGCTCGTCGTCGAAGAGAAACTCGGCGAGCGCCTTGGCCAGCTCGGTCTTGCCGACACCGGTCGGACCGAGGAAGAGGAAGCTGCCGGTCGGACGGTCCGGGTCGGCGACGCCGGCCCGGGCGCGGCGGACCGCGTCGGAGACCGCCGCGACAGCCTCGGACTGGCCGACCACCCGGGCCCGCAGCGACTCCTCCATCCGCAGCAGCTTGGCCGTCTCGCCCTCGAGCAGCCGGCCGGCCGGGATGCCGGTCCAGGAGGCCACCACGGCGGCGATGTCGTCAGCGCTGACCTCCTCCTTGAGCATCGCGCCGTCGGCTTGCAGCCCGGCCAGTTCCTCCTCGGCCTTTGCCAGGTCGGCCCTGAGCGCAGGAATGCGCCCGTACCGCAGCTCGGCGGCGCGTTCCAGCTCACCGTCGCGCTCGGCACGTTCGGCCTCGCCGCTGAGCCGCTCCAGTTCCTCCTTTGCGGTGGAGAGCTTGGCGATGTGACTCTTCTCCAGCTGCCAGCGCTCCGACAGCGCGGTGAGCTGCTCACGCTTGTCGGCCAGCTCCTTGCGCAGCCGTTCCAGGCGCTCGGCGGAGGCGGCGTCCGGCTCCTTGGCCAGCGCCATCTCCTCGATCTCCAGCCGACGCACCGCTCGCTCGATCTCGTCCACCTCGACCGGCCGGGAGTCGATCTCCATCCGGAGCCGGGACGCGGACTCGTCGACCAGGTCGATCGCCTTGTCCGGCAGGAACCGGTCGGTGATGTAGCGATCCGACAGCGACGCGGCGGCGACCAGTGCGGCGTCGGTGATCCGTACGCCGTGGTGCACCTCGTACCGCTCCTTGAGACCGCGCAGGATGCCGATGGTGTCTTCGATGGTCGGCTCGCCGACCAGCACCGGCTGGAAGCGGCGCTCCAGTGCCGGGTCCTTCTCGATGTGCTCGCGGTACTCGTCCAGCGTGGTAGCGCCCACCATCCGCAGCTCGCCCCGGGCCAGCATCGGCTTGAGCATGTTGCCGGCGTCCATCGAGCCCTCGCCCTTGCCGGCCCCGACGACGGTGTGCAGCTCGTCGAGGAAGGTGATGACCTGCCCGTCGGAGTTCTTGATCTCCTCCAGGACGGACTTGAGCCGCTCTTCGAACTGCCCCCGGTACGACGCGCCAGCCACCATCGCGCCGAGGTCGAGCGAGACGAGCTTCTTGTCCCGCAGCGACTCGGGCACGTCACCGGCGACGATCCGCTGGGCCAGGCCCTCGACGATGGCGGTCTTGCCGACGCCCGGCTCGCCGATCAGAACCGGGTTGTTCTTCGTACGCCGGGACAGCACCTGGATCACCCGGCGGATCTCCGAGTCCCGGCCGATCACCGGATCGATCTTGCCTGCGCGTGCGCTGGCGGTCAGGTCGACGCCGTACTTCGCGAGGGCCTGGTAGGTCTGCTCCGGGTCGGCGGTGGTGACCCGCCGATCCCCACCGCGCACGATCGGAAACGCGGCGACCAGTGCCTCGTCGGTGGCTCCGGCGCCCTTGAGCGCGGTGGAGACCCCACCGCCCACCCGGGCCAGACCGGCGAGCAGGTGCTCGGTTGAGGTGTACTCGTCGCCGAGCGGCCGAGCGATCTGCTCGGCGGCGCCGATGGCGTTGACGAACTCGCGGGCCAGCGTCGGCTCGGCAATGCTGGACCCGCGCGCGGCGGGTAGCGCGTCAACCGCCCGCTGGGTGACCCGGCGCAGCTCGGCGGGGTCGGCCCCGACGGCGCGCAGCAGGCCGGCCGCGGTCGAACCCTCAGTGTCCAGCAGCGCCAGCAGGAGGTGCCAGGGCTCCACTGTGGCGTGGCCCCGCTGGTTGGCGAGTGCGACGGCACCGGTGATGGTCTCGCGGCTCTTGGTGGTGAGACGTTCGGTGTTCATGGGCTCCCCCGGGGTCGGCGTGTCCACTAGCAAGGACACTCCCAGAGTTGAGCCTATTCCGCTCAACTTCAGGAACGTGATCTGGATCACTATCGACCGGTATACCGGCAACGACACCGGGAGCCCCCCGGGAGGGGCCGCCCTGCCGAGGTGCCCCAACTGCGGGTATGGGTAGCCTTGCCCAGGTGCGAGTACGTGTCGAACAGACCTCCCTACCGGGGATCGGTGTACGTCACGATCTGGTGACGGAATCCGGCCGCCGACTGGGGGTGGTCTCCCACCGCAGCGGCCGTCGTGACCTGGTCCTCTTCGACCCCGACGATCCCGACTCGTGCCAGGCCGACATTCCGCTGACCGACGACGAGGCGGAGGCACTCGCGGACATCCTCGGCGCCTCGCTGGTGCTCGGCCAGCTGTCCGGCCTGCGGGAGCAGGCCGCCGGTCTGCTCACCGAGCAGATCGCCATCCCGGCCGGCTCGTCGTACGTGGGCCGCAGGCTCGGCGACACCAAGGCGCGTACCCGCACGGGAGCCTCGATCGTGGCGGTGCTGCGTGACGGCGACGTGATTGCCTCTCCGGACCCCTCGTTCCGCTTCGCGGCCGGTGACGTGGTGGTGGTGGTCGGGACCCGGGCGGGTCTCGACGGCGTGACCGCCATCTTCGCCGACGGTGACCCGGACGGCTGAGGCGGATGCACGAGACCACGTCGCTACTCATCGAGGTCGGCGCGCTGCTGTTCCTGCTCGGCCTACTCGGCCGGCTCAGCCGCCGGATCGGCCTCTCCCCGATCCCCCTCTATCTTCTCGCCGGCCTGGCCTTCGGGCACGGCGGCGTGTTCGAGTTCAAGGCCAGCGAGGAGTTCTTCGCGGTCGGCGCGGAGATCGGCGTGATCCTGCTGCTGGTCATGCTCGGCCTCGAGTACTCGGCCAACGAACTGATCGGCAACCTACGGGCGGCGGCTCC
The sequence above is a segment of the Micromonospora sp. WMMA1363 genome. Coding sequences within it:
- the clpB gene encoding ATP-dependent chaperone ClpB; the protein is MNTERLTTKSRETITGAVALANQRGHATVEPWHLLLALLDTEGSTAAGLLRAVGADPAELRRVTQRAVDALPAARGSSIAEPTLAREFVNAIGAAEQIARPLGDEYTSTEHLLAGLARVGGGVSTALKGAGATDEALVAAFPIVRGGDRRVTTADPEQTYQALAKYGVDLTASARAGKIDPVIGRDSEIRRVIQVLSRRTKNNPVLIGEPGVGKTAIVEGLAQRIVAGDVPESLRDKKLVSLDLGAMVAGASYRGQFEERLKSVLEEIKNSDGQVITFLDELHTVVGAGKGEGSMDAGNMLKPMLARGELRMVGATTLDEYREHIEKDPALERRFQPVLVGEPTIEDTIGILRGLKERYEVHHGVRITDAALVAAASLSDRYITDRFLPDKAIDLVDESASRLRMEIDSRPVEVDEIERAVRRLEIEEMALAKEPDAASAERLERLRKELADKREQLTALSERWQLEKSHIAKLSTAKEELERLSGEAERAERDGELERAAELRYGRIPALRADLAKAEEELAGLQADGAMLKEEVSADDIAAVVASWTGIPAGRLLEGETAKLLRMEESLRARVVGQSEAVAAVSDAVRRARAGVADPDRPTGSFLFLGPTGVGKTELAKALAEFLFDDERAMVRIDMSEYGEKHSVARLVGAPPGYVGYEEGGQLTEAVRRRPYSVVLLDEVEKAHPDVFDILLQVLDDGRLTDGQGRTVDFRNAILILTSNLGSSVIGDLTLAEEQRREGVLAVVRSHFKPEFLNRLDDIVVFAALQGAELRVIVDIQLERMRRRLADRRLGLEITEPARAWLAEHGYDPIYGARPLRRLVQSAIGDQLAKALLAGGIRDGDTVRVDLSDAKDGLTVTAA
- a CDS encoding cation:proton antiporter regulatory subunit, whose protein sequence is MRVRVEQTSLPGIGVRHDLVTESGRRLGVVSHRSGRRDLVLFDPDDPDSCQADIPLTDDEAEALADILGASLVLGQLSGLREQAAGLLTEQIAIPAGSSYVGRRLGDTKARTRTGASIVAVLRDGDVIASPDPSFRFAAGDVVVVVGTRAGLDGVTAIFADGDPDG